In a genomic window of Streptomyces noursei ATCC 11455:
- a CDS encoding cysteine desulfurase family protein: protein MVYLDHAATTPMLPEAVQAMTAQLTVTGNASSLHAAGRRARRTVEEARESLAASLGARPSEVVFTAGGTEADNLAVKGLYWSRRAADPARTRILVSPVEHHAVLDAVEWLAEQEGATVDWLPVDHHGRVHAEALREAIARNPADVALATVMWANNEIGTVQPIRELAEVAREFAIPLHADAVQAVGQLDVDFAASGLAAMTVSGHKIGGPYGIGALLLGREHAPVPVLHGGGQERHVRSGTLDTPAIAAFAAAGRHAVAHREEFAREIGALRDDLIKAVRAAAPDAVLGGDPDPAGRLPANAHFTFPGCEGDSLLLLLDAQGIACSTGSACTAGVAQPSHVLLATGMSQDLARGTLRFSLGHTSTAKDVAALAEVIGPVVERARGAGLS from the coding sequence ATGGTTTACCTCGACCACGCCGCCACCACCCCGATGCTCCCGGAGGCGGTGCAGGCGATGACCGCCCAGCTGACCGTCACGGGCAACGCGTCCTCCCTGCACGCCGCCGGCCGGCGGGCCCGGCGTACCGTCGAGGAGGCGCGGGAGTCGCTCGCCGCCTCCCTGGGCGCGCGGCCCAGCGAAGTCGTCTTCACGGCGGGCGGCACGGAGGCCGACAACCTCGCGGTCAAGGGGCTGTACTGGTCCCGCCGGGCCGCCGACCCGGCCCGCACCCGGATCCTCGTCAGCCCCGTCGAGCACCACGCCGTCCTGGACGCCGTCGAGTGGCTCGCCGAGCAGGAGGGCGCCACCGTCGACTGGCTGCCGGTCGACCACCACGGCCGGGTGCACGCCGAGGCGCTGCGCGAGGCGATCGCCCGCAACCCCGCCGACGTCGCGCTGGCCACCGTGATGTGGGCCAACAACGAGATCGGCACCGTTCAGCCGATCCGCGAACTGGCCGAGGTGGCAAGGGAGTTCGCGATCCCGCTGCACGCCGACGCGGTCCAGGCGGTCGGCCAGCTGGACGTCGACTTCGCCGCCTCCGGACTGGCCGCGATGACCGTCTCCGGCCACAAGATCGGTGGCCCGTACGGCATCGGCGCGCTGCTGCTGGGCCGGGAGCACGCCCCCGTGCCCGTGCTGCACGGCGGCGGTCAGGAACGCCACGTCCGCTCCGGCACCCTCGACACCCCCGCGATCGCCGCGTTCGCCGCGGCCGGCCGGCACGCCGTGGCGCACCGGGAGGAGTTCGCCCGCGAGATCGGCGCGCTCCGCGACGACCTGATCAAGGCGGTGCGGGCGGCCGCCCCCGACGCCGTCCTGGGCGGCGACCCGGACCCGGCCGGCCGCCTCCCGGCCAACGCCCACTTCACGTTCCCCGGCTGCGAGGGCGACTCCCTGCTGCTCCTCCTGGACGCCCAGGGCATCGCCTGCTCCACCGGCTCCGCCTGCACCGCCGGCGTCGCCCAGCCCAGCCACGTCCTGCTGGCCACCGGGATGTCCCAGGACCTCGCCCGCGGCACCCTCCGCTTCTCGCTCGGCCACACCTCCACCGCGAAGGACGTGGCGGCCCTTGCGGAGGTCATCGGCCCGGTGGTGGAACGCGCCCGGGGCGCGGGGCTGAGCTAG
- a CDS encoding trimeric intracellular cation channel family protein, with translation MLHVLYLIGVAAFAASGVLAAYRANMDPFGGLVLAFAASISGGTLRDLILDRRPLYWTHDWVLLTVIICVGVGTIVYLRFWSLPRKSLLVVDAIGLSVVTVIGARAAISAGATPLAVIILAVLTGVAGEVIRDVLCGEFPPLLLREDVYAIAALAGACCYLLMDRLGAGANPAAVVSAGLVFALRMGALYLGLHLPRPQQLSGRGREDAG, from the coding sequence ATGCTTCATGTGCTCTACCTGATCGGCGTCGCGGCCTTCGCCGCGAGCGGCGTGTTGGCGGCCTACCGCGCCAACATGGACCCGTTCGGCGGTCTGGTCCTCGCCTTCGCCGCGTCCATCTCCGGCGGCACGCTGCGCGATCTGATCCTGGACCGGCGGCCGCTGTACTGGACGCACGACTGGGTACTGCTGACGGTGATCATCTGCGTCGGCGTGGGCACCATCGTCTATCTGCGTTTCTGGTCGCTGCCGCGGAAGTCGCTGCTGGTGGTGGACGCGATCGGGCTGTCCGTGGTCACGGTGATAGGGGCCCGGGCGGCGATCTCGGCGGGCGCCACCCCGCTCGCGGTGATCATCCTGGCGGTGCTGACCGGCGTGGCCGGCGAGGTCATCCGCGATGTGCTGTGCGGGGAGTTCCCGCCGCTGCTGCTGCGCGAGGACGTCTACGCCATCGCGGCGCTGGCCGGCGCCTGCTGCTATCTGCTGATGGACCGCCTCGGGGCCGGGGCCAACCCCGCCGCGGTGGTCTCGGCGGGGCTGGTGTTCGCACTCCGGATGGGCGCGCTCTATCTCGGGCTGCACCTGCCCCGGCCGCAGCAGCTGAGCGGCCGGGGGCGCGAGGACGCCGGCTAG
- a CDS encoding N-acetylmuramoyl-L-alanine amidase, whose amino-acid sequence MEGVGEVEGVRGVEDTAADDARDAERTSPGPADGAADDKKRAGKRLTRRRVLLLGGGAAVAAGATAVAAREELAYWWGQLPGNSRPRKEGEVDFAGAQWSAASPANYRQANRPDDYTVDRVVIHVVQGSFATALKVFRDPFHEASAHYVVRGDGHLAQTVRELDVAFHAGNRGYNERSVGIEHAGFVDRPESFTPDMYAASARLTAGICRRYDFPADREHIVGHIEVPGTDHTDPGPHWDWDRYLTLVRAELRRPAARTRPGRP is encoded by the coding sequence GTGGAGGGCGTGGGAGAGGTGGAGGGCGTGCGGGGCGTGGAGGACACGGCGGCGGACGACGCGCGGGACGCGGAGCGGACGTCCCCGGGCCCGGCGGACGGGGCGGCGGACGACAAGAAGCGCGCCGGGAAGCGGCTCACCCGGCGCCGGGTGCTGCTGCTCGGCGGCGGTGCGGCGGTGGCCGCGGGGGCGACGGCGGTCGCGGCCCGCGAGGAGCTGGCGTACTGGTGGGGGCAGCTGCCGGGGAACAGCCGCCCCCGGAAGGAGGGCGAGGTCGACTTCGCCGGTGCGCAGTGGTCCGCCGCCTCCCCGGCGAACTACCGGCAGGCCAACCGCCCCGACGACTACACCGTCGACCGCGTGGTGATCCACGTCGTCCAGGGCAGCTTCGCCACCGCGCTGAAGGTCTTCCGGGACCCCTTCCACGAGGCGTCGGCGCACTACGTCGTCCGCGGGGACGGGCACCTCGCGCAGACCGTCCGCGAACTGGACGTGGCGTTCCACGCCGGGAACCGCGGCTACAACGAGCGCAGCGTGGGGATCGAGCACGCCGGATTCGTGGACCGGCCGGAGTCCTTCACCCCGGACATGTACGCGGCGTCGGCCCGGCTGACGGCCGGGATCTGCCGCCGGTACGACTTCCCGGCCGACCGGGAGCACATCGTCGGTCACATCGAGGTCCCGGGGACGGACCACACCGACCCCGGGCCGCACTGGGACTGGGACCGCTATCTGACGCTGGTCCGGGCGGAGCTGCGCCGCCCCGCGGCCCGAACGCGACCGGGCAGACCCTAG
- a CDS encoding thioesterase family protein, with product MASVTVGNSEFDRDTAVTRSAPGVYDAHLSEGWTIINAVNGGYLLALMGRALGDALPHPDPLTVTAHYLTASVPGPAVVRTEVIRTGRTLSTGTASLVQFADDGSEVERMRVLATYGDLATLPDDVRTTAKPPAIPPYEHCLGTDSAPDGRPAIPGSTAIAGRLDLRLDPATVGWAVGAPSGKGEMRGWFGLADGRDPDPLSLLLTVDALPPTAFELGLRGWVPTVELTCHVRHRPAPGPLRVAITTRNLAGGFLEEDAEVWDSEDRLVAQSRQLARTILVQ from the coding sequence ATGGCATCGGTGACCGTAGGAAACAGCGAGTTCGACCGCGACACCGCGGTCACCCGGAGCGCCCCGGGCGTCTACGACGCGCACCTCTCCGAGGGCTGGACGATCATCAACGCCGTCAACGGCGGCTACCTCCTCGCCCTCATGGGCCGCGCCCTGGGCGACGCCCTCCCGCACCCGGACCCGCTCACCGTCACCGCGCACTACCTGACGGCCTCGGTGCCCGGCCCCGCCGTCGTCCGCACCGAGGTGATCCGCACCGGCCGCACCCTGTCCACCGGCACCGCCTCCCTCGTCCAGTTCGCCGACGACGGCAGCGAGGTCGAGCGGATGCGGGTGCTGGCCACCTACGGCGACCTCGCCACCCTCCCCGACGACGTCCGCACCACCGCCAAGCCCCCGGCCATCCCGCCCTACGAGCACTGCCTGGGCACGGACAGTGCCCCCGACGGCCGGCCGGCGATCCCCGGCAGCACCGCGATCGCCGGACGCCTGGACCTCCGGCTCGACCCGGCGACCGTGGGCTGGGCGGTCGGCGCCCCGTCCGGCAAGGGCGAGATGCGCGGCTGGTTCGGCCTGGCCGACGGCCGCGACCCCGACCCGCTCTCCCTCCTGCTGACCGTCGACGCGCTGCCGCCCACCGCCTTCGAGCTGGGCCTGCGCGGCTGGGTCCCCACCGTCGAGCTGACCTGCCACGTCCGCCACCGCCCGGCCCCCGGCCCGCTGCGGGTCGCCATCACTACCCGCAATCTGGCCGGCGGCTTCCTGGAGGAGGACGCCGAGGTCTGGGACTCCGAGGACCGCCTGGTCGCCCAGTCCCGCCAGCTGGCCCGCACGATCCTGGTGCAGTAG